The following are encoded together in the Lactuca sativa cultivar Salinas chromosome 1, Lsat_Salinas_v11, whole genome shotgun sequence genome:
- the LOC111881365 gene encoding uncharacterized protein LOC111881365, protein MRRMMVDIPIPPKWKHLWNTWDLRGFIILSLSLQTFLILVAPLRKRTKSNWIIMPLWSAYLLADWAANFAVGLISNSQGNPDERQGKKGERIAVENEDLLAFWAPFLLVHLGGPDTITAFALEDNELWLRHLLGLVFQCIAAVYVFVQSLPQNRLWIPTMLMFLTGIIKYAERTRSLYLASADRFKSSMLTEADPGPNYAKLMGDYFYKKKANLPTRIQMVPEPDRAAKSANKAKKGNLTELEKVQYAYQFFETFKGLVVDMIFSRKERNQSRDFFLNRTAKDAFKVVEIELNFIYEVLFTKLPVVFGLTGAISRFFSLATICSAIVLFLFKNKANFTDVDIMITYGLLFGALVLDVTALFMLVFSDWTIITLQKSPDAELDKKSRKTRIIGKFLKLMTEGTLRDTKDHAKSTKSESQIRKWKIKFLRRRWSESISTYNLIYYCLHPRPSLQNFAYENLGLSGFMDEIKYVKFESFTPKLKDFIFEELKAKSELADDLESAKEISSARGDWVIRVEEGWGALLKYVIDVDYDQSLILWHIATELCYNKELKEPKKEPMGANNDHRNIAKVLSDYMLYLLIMQPSMMSAVAGIGQIRFRDTCAEARRLFESGKGGEVKVEQNQTQTSRDTIVDWDQINACTKILEVTTEVRPVTVKGDRSKSLLFDGCILAKELMKIEEDSGKNKWVIISKVWVELLCYGASHSRANTQAAQVSKGGELITIVWLLMAHFGLGDQFQIDEGQARAKLIVGK, encoded by the coding sequence ATGAGGAGAATGATGGTGGACATTCCGATTCCTCCAAAATGGAAACACTTATGGAATACATGGGATCTCCGAGGGTTCATCATCTTGAGTCTCTCGTTACAGACATTTCTAATTCTCGTTGCTCCTTTGAGAAAACGAACAAAAAGCAACTGGATAATAATGCCATTATGGTCGGCATACTTGCTAGCTGATTGGGCAGCAAACTTTGCTGTTGGGCTCATTTCGAACAGTCAAGGGAACCCTGATGAAAGGCAAGGCAAAAAAGGAGAAAGAATTGCTGTGGAAAACGAAGATCTTCTTGCATTCTGGGCGCCGTTTCTTTTGGTGCATCTTGGTGGCCCTGACACCATTACAGCTTTTGCATTAGAAGACAATGAGTTATGGCTCCGACATCTTCTTGGTCTTGTTTTCCAGTGCATAGCTGCAGTTTATGTGTTTGTTCAGTCACTACCACAAAATCGGCTATGGATTCCGACAATGTTGATGTTCTTGACAGGAATCATCAAATATGCGGAAAGAACGCGTTCTCTTTATCTTGCTAGTGCCGATAGATTCAAAAGTTCGATGCTCACAGAAGCAGATCCTGGGCCAAACTATGCTAAACTTAtgggtgattacttttataagaAGAAGGCTAACCTACCAACAAGAATCCAAATGGTTCCAGAGCCCGATCGAGCAGCTAAATCAGCAAACAAGGCTAAAAAAGGGAACTTAACAGAGCTGGAGAAGGTGCAATATGCTTATCAGTTCTTTGAAACATTCAAAGGTCTTGTTGTTGATATGATTTTCAGTCGAAAGGAACGGAATCAAAGTCGGGATTTCTTCCTCAATCGGACTGCTAAAGATGCGTTCAAAGTGGTTGAGATTGAGTTAAATTTCATTTATGAGGTTCTCTTCACGAAGCTCCCAGTGGTGTTTGGTTTAACAGGAGCCATCAGTCGGTTTTTTTCTTTGGCAACGATTTGTTCAGcgattgttttgtttttattcaaaaacaaagCAAATTTTACAGACGTTGATATCATGATTACTTATGGTTTGCTATTTGGTGCATTGGTTTTGGATGTCACCGCTCTATTCATGCTCGTGTTTTCAGACTGGACAATCATTACTTTGCAAAAGTCACCAGATGCTGAGCTTGACAAAAAGTCTCGCAAGACTCGAATCATCGGTAAATTTCTCAAACTCATGACCGAAGGCACTCTTCGGGACACAAAAGATCATGCCAAATCAACAAAAAGTGAATCACAAATTCGCAAATGGAAGATTAAGTTTTTAAGAAGAAGGTGGTCAGAATCCATTTCAACTTACAACCTTATCTATTACTGCCTCCACCCACGTCCAAGCTTACAAAATTTTGCTTACGAAAACCTGGGGCTTAGTGGGTTTATGGATGAGATCAAGTATGTCAAATTCGAAAGCTTCACCCCAAAACTCAAAGATTTCATATTCGAGGAACTAAAAGCAAAATCAGAACTCGCAGATGACTTGGAATCTGCCAAGGAGATAAGTTCAGCACGTGGCGATTGGGTGATCCGTGTGGAAGAAGGTTGGGGTGCCTTACTTAAATATGTTATAGATGTTGACTATGATCAAAGTCTCATTCTATGGCACATCGCTACCGAGTTATGCTACAACAAAGAATTGAAAGAACCTAAAAAGGAACCCATGGGAGCCAACAATGATCATCGCAATATTGCAAAAGTACTATCAGATTACATGTTGTATCTTCTTATCATGCAACCAAGTATGATGTCAGCAGTAGCAGGTATTGGACAAATACGTTTTAGAGATACTTGTGCCGAGGCCAGAAGGCTTTTTGAAAGTGGAAAAGGTGGTGAAGTAAAAGTTGAGCAAAACCAAACTCAAACATCTAGGGATACTATAGTTGATTGGGATCAGATAAACGCTTGCACGAAGATTCTTGAGGTAACGACAGAAGTTCGTCCTGTCACGGTAAAGGGTGACCGGAGCAAATCATTGTTATTTGATGGTTGCATTTTGGCCAAAGAATTGATGAAGATAGAAGAGGACTCTGGTAAGAATAAATGGGTGATTATAAGCAAGGTATGGGTGGAGTTGTTGTGTTATGGTGCAAGTCATTCACGAGCCAATACTCAAGCAGCACAAGTCAGCAAAGGTGGTGAGCTCATTACCATTGTTTGGTTGTTGATGGCTCATTTTGGTTTGGGTGATCAATTCCAAATTGATGAAGGCCAAGCAAGAGCAAAACTTATTGTTGGCAAGTAG